The Vibrio orientalis CIP 102891 = ATCC 33934 genome window below encodes:
- the cysN gene encoding sulfate adenylyltransferase subunit CysN codes for MNSVVEAQLEELGIEGYLTQHQYKSLLRFLTCGSVDDGKSTLIGRLLHDSKQIYEDQLAAVHNDSQRVGTTGERPDLALLVDGLQAEREQGITIDVAYRYFSTQKRKFIIADTPGHEQYTRNMATGASTCDLAVILIDARKGVLDQTRRHSFISNLLGLKHFVVAVNKMDLVDYSQERFEQIRDEYLEFSKNLQGETDIQILPLSALEGDNVVEASQNLSWFEGPSLLEILENVDVDQDKEVGEFRFPVQYVNRPNLDFRGFAGTIASGSVKVGDEVKALPSGKRSKVARIVTFDGDLDQAQAGLAVTLTLEDEIDISRGDLIVLESAQVESSNHLLADVVWMTEQALQPGREYDIKIAGKKTVGRVEAIRHQYDINNLSSHSAVELPLNGIGLCEWTLTESVALDNYLASQDTGGFIIIDRLTNVTVGAGLVRESLSSVETNTADISAFELELNALVRKHFPHWEAKDISQLLK; via the coding sequence ATGAATAGCGTAGTTGAAGCTCAACTCGAAGAGCTTGGTATTGAAGGATACCTAACACAGCATCAATACAAATCACTACTTAGATTCCTAACTTGTGGTTCAGTAGATGATGGGAAAAGTACACTGATTGGTCGCTTACTGCATGACTCTAAGCAAATTTATGAAGATCAGCTAGCGGCAGTTCACAATGACAGCCAACGTGTGGGTACAACCGGTGAGCGTCCAGATTTGGCACTGTTGGTTGATGGTCTGCAAGCAGAGCGTGAACAAGGTATTACCATTGACGTCGCATACCGTTACTTCTCGACGCAAAAGCGTAAGTTCATTATTGCGGATACGCCTGGACACGAGCAATACACACGTAACATGGCGACAGGTGCTTCAACTTGTGATCTTGCTGTGATCTTGATTGATGCGCGTAAAGGGGTACTTGATCAAACGCGTCGTCACTCGTTTATCTCAAATCTATTAGGTCTGAAGCACTTTGTTGTCGCGGTAAACAAAATGGATCTTGTTGATTATTCACAAGAGCGTTTTGAACAGATTCGTGACGAGTATTTAGAATTTTCGAAAAACCTACAAGGTGAAACGGACATTCAGATTTTGCCATTGTCTGCGCTTGAGGGCGATAACGTGGTTGAAGCGAGTCAAAACCTAAGCTGGTTTGAAGGACCGTCATTACTCGAGATCCTTGAGAACGTTGATGTCGACCAGGACAAAGAGGTGGGTGAGTTCCGCTTCCCTGTTCAATACGTCAATCGACCAAACCTCGACTTCCGTGGCTTTGCTGGCACGATTGCGTCAGGTTCAGTCAAAGTCGGGGATGAAGTCAAAGCGCTACCTTCTGGAAAGAGATCGAAAGTGGCTCGTATTGTCACATTTGATGGTGACTTAGATCAGGCTCAAGCGGGTCTAGCGGTAACGCTGACGCTCGAAGATGAGATTGATATCAGCCGTGGTGACTTGATTGTGCTAGAGAGTGCACAGGTAGAGTCGAGCAATCACCTGCTTGCGGATGTGGTATGGATGACAGAGCAAGCGCTGCAGCCGGGGCGTGAGTATGACATCAAGATCGCGGGCAAAAAAACTGTTGGTCGCGTTGAAGCAATTCGTCATCAATACGATATCAACAACCTTTCGAGTCACAGTGCGGTTGAATTACCACTCAATGGTATTGGACTGTGTGAGTGGACACTAACAGAGTCTGTGGCACTGGATAACTATCTTGCGAGCCAAGATACAGGGGGCTTTATCATCATTGACCGCCTAACCAACGTGACTGTCGGTGCTGGTCTGGTGCGTGAGAGCCTATCTAGTGTCGAAACTAATACGGCCGATATTTCTGCGTTTGAACTTGAGCTGAATGCTTTGGTTCGTAAGCACTTCCCGCACTGGGAAGCGAAAGATATCAGTCAATTGCTTAAGTAA
- a CDS encoding DMT family transporter, with product MRSATYSAILLLVFGNLAASLSDVAVKLLHGEVSAFQYIFIRQLLSTLVIAPFWWRQSKQKRALTHPKINLLRAHLIIIGSGCMVVAITHLTLATANAVFYAAPLVMLPLSALLLKEKPSLRRVVATLFGFLGVMVVLRPTEFHWAAMFALGTTLTLVLFNITARKLPASQSVVSTLFWTSLLSLPVSVLLAAFHWTTITLNQILLILTSAGLILAYNGLAVMAYQRAPANNIAVAENSGLIFVALFGIAWFNEVPNWLTTLGIVMIILPLMPWKGLLDGLKHRGGYLLRPKPPSDKRKNITD from the coding sequence ATGCGTTCAGCCACCTACTCTGCAATCCTACTTTTAGTATTCGGTAACCTGGCTGCGTCGTTATCCGACGTGGCGGTAAAATTACTTCATGGAGAGGTGTCTGCGTTTCAATATATTTTTATTCGTCAGTTATTATCGACATTGGTTATTGCGCCATTTTGGTGGCGACAGAGCAAACAAAAACGCGCACTGACACACCCCAAAATAAACCTATTACGGGCTCATCTGATCATCATAGGTAGCGGCTGTATGGTCGTCGCAATTACCCATCTAACATTAGCGACGGCCAACGCAGTATTCTATGCTGCGCCCCTAGTCATGCTGCCGTTATCTGCTCTATTGCTGAAAGAAAAGCCTAGCTTGCGTCGTGTCGTAGCGACACTGTTTGGCTTTCTAGGAGTGATGGTCGTGTTAAGACCCACAGAATTTCATTGGGCTGCAATGTTTGCACTCGGCACAACACTGACCTTAGTATTATTCAACATAACTGCGCGTAAGCTGCCAGCAAGCCAAAGTGTTGTTAGCACACTGTTTTGGACATCGCTGCTTTCTTTGCCGGTATCGGTGCTATTAGCCGCCTTCCATTGGACAACAATAACACTCAATCAAATCCTACTTATTTTAACCAGTGCGGGGCTGATACTGGCCTATAATGGACTGGCTGTAATGGCTTATCAACGCGCTCCAGCGAATAACATTGCTGTGGCTGAAAATTCGGGACTAATATTTGTTGCGCTGTTTGGCATAGCTTGGTTTAACGAAGTGCCTAACTGGCTAACGACATTAGGGATAGTGATGATCATACTCCCCCTAATGCCTTGGAAGGGATTGCTCGATGGTCTAAAACATCGTGGTGGTTACTTACTACGACCAAAGCCACCATCAGATAAACGGAAAAACATAACCGATTGA
- the cobA gene encoding uroporphyrinogen-III C-methyltransferase, with protein MASKDTISQFPLSSQHAQRSNRTDLNSIGQSLLGPGEVALVGSGPGDVELLTLKAIRFLQQADVVLYDYLVSDEIMALVPSDTILVCVGKRAGHHSVPQEKTNQLLVDFAKQGHRVVRIKGGDPFIFGRGGEELEVLADAGISFQVIPGITAAAGATAYAGIPLTHRDYAQSAMFITGHLKAESDQMDWSTLARGNQTLVIYMGLMKSEYIENQLIEHGRNPQTPIAIIERGTQATQRIFKGQLSQLAELAKDAQSPSLIVIGEVVSLSEKLAWFTPQPQQQSQQRQFA; from the coding sequence ATGGCGAGCAAGGATACGATCTCTCAATTCCCACTGAGTAGTCAGCACGCACAGCGCAGCAATCGAACGGATCTGAATTCAATAGGGCAGAGTCTCCTTGGGCCAGGTGAGGTCGCGCTTGTCGGTTCAGGGCCGGGTGATGTTGAACTACTGACACTCAAAGCGATTCGCTTTTTGCAGCAAGCCGATGTGGTTCTCTATGACTACCTTGTCTCGGACGAGATAATGGCGCTAGTACCCAGCGACACCATTTTAGTTTGTGTCGGTAAGCGAGCTGGTCACCATAGTGTTCCGCAAGAGAAAACCAACCAGCTATTAGTCGACTTTGCTAAGCAAGGTCATCGCGTAGTTCGCATTAAAGGTGGTGATCCGTTCATTTTCGGCCGCGGTGGTGAAGAGCTTGAAGTGCTCGCCGATGCTGGTATCTCATTTCAAGTCATTCCAGGCATTACCGCAGCAGCGGGTGCGACCGCATACGCAGGCATTCCATTGACTCACCGTGATTATGCTCAGTCTGCGATGTTCATTACCGGCCACTTAAAAGCAGAAAGTGATCAAATGGATTGGTCGACCCTTGCCCGTGGCAATCAAACACTGGTGATTTATATGGGGCTAATGAAGTCCGAATACATTGAAAACCAGTTGATTGAGCATGGCCGTAACCCACAGACGCCGATCGCCATTATTGAGCGTGGCACTCAAGCAACTCAAAGAATTTTTAAAGGTCAGCTCTCTCAACTTGCTGAACTTGCTAAAGACGCGCAATCGCCGTCTCTTATCGTCATTGGTGAAGTGGTGTCACTGTCAGAGAAGCTGGCGTGGTTCACGCCACAGCCACAGCAACAATCTCAACAACGCCAATTTGCATAA
- the rplQ gene encoding 50S ribosomal protein L17 — protein MRHRKSGRQLNRNSSHRKAMFSNMASSLVRHEVIKTTLPKAKELRRVVEPLITLAKTDSVANRRLAFARTRDNEVVAKLFNELGPRFAARQGGYTRILKAGFRTGDKAPMAYIELVDRPAAEEAAE, from the coding sequence ATGCGCCATCGTAAGAGTGGTCGTCAACTCAACCGCAATAGCTCACATCGTAAAGCGATGTTTAGCAACATGGCTAGCTCTCTAGTACGTCATGAAGTTATCAAGACTACACTGCCAAAAGCAAAAGAGCTACGTCGCGTAGTTGAGCCTTTGATTACACTAGCTAAGACTGACAGCGTTGCTAACCGTCGTCTAGCATTTGCACGTACTCGTGACAACGAAGTAGTTGCAAAACTGTTTAACGAACTAGGTCCACGTTTTGCTGCTCGTCAGGGCGGTTACACTCGTATCCTAAAAGCTGGTTTCCGTACTGGCGATAAAGCTCCAATGGCTTACATTGAGCTTGTAGATCGTCCAGCTGCTGAAGAAGCTGCTGAGTAA
- a CDS encoding Crp/Fnr family transcriptional regulator: MFDAFQQQLANNGFTQPEITQLSDSAHFIELPTRHILLHQGEVASEIHFLIQGICHSAYLTDKGKEFSKEFYWENDWIIGFESLIKQQPSPYLLESLTPCSILSLPIETLRVWREEKHSIYLKLLETQLMYKENKERFMLLYSAEERYELFGQHYPELLERLNDYQIAAYLGITPISLSRIKNRQ, from the coding sequence ATGTTTGACGCTTTCCAACAGCAGTTGGCTAATAACGGCTTTACCCAACCAGAAATTACGCAGCTATCTGACAGTGCACACTTTATTGAGCTTCCTACTCGCCATATTTTGCTTCATCAAGGCGAAGTCGCCTCTGAAATACACTTTCTTATTCAAGGTATCTGCCACTCGGCCTATTTAACCGATAAAGGCAAAGAATTTAGCAAAGAGTTCTATTGGGAAAATGACTGGATAATTGGTTTTGAAAGCCTCATCAAACAGCAACCATCACCTTATTTACTTGAATCTCTTACACCGTGTTCAATTCTGTCACTGCCGATTGAAACATTGCGTGTTTGGCGCGAGGAAAAACACAGTATTTATCTTAAATTGCTCGAAACTCAACTGATGTACAAAGAAAACAAAGAGCGTTTTATGCTGCTCTATAGCGCTGAAGAACGTTATGAACTGTTCGGCCAGCACTACCCCGAGCTACTTGAGCGATTAAATGATTACCAAATTGCGGCGTATTTAGGTATCACTCCCATCAGCCTTAGTCGGATCAAAAATCGCCAGTAA
- a CDS encoding DNA-directed RNA polymerase subunit alpha yields the protein MQGSVTEFLKPRLVDIEQVSTTHAKVTLEPLERGFGHTLGNALRRILLSSMPGCAVTEVEIEGVLHEYSTKEGVQEDILEILLNLKGLAVRVAEGKDEVFITLNKSGSGPVVAGDITHDGDVEIANPEHVICHLTDDNAEIAMRIKVERGRGYVPASARIHTEEDERPIGRLLVDATYSPVDKIAYSVEAARVEQRTDLDKLVIDMETNGTLDPEEAIRRAATILAEQLDAFVDLRDVRVPEEKEEKPEFDPILLRPVDDLELTVRSANCLKAEAIHYIGDLVQRTEVELLKTPNLGKKSLTEIKDVLASRGLSLGMRLENWPPASIAED from the coding sequence ATGCAGGGTTCTGTAACAGAATTTCTTAAGCCACGTCTTGTTGACATCGAACAAGTTAGCACGACTCACGCAAAAGTAACTCTTGAGCCATTAGAGCGTGGTTTTGGCCATACTCTTGGTAATGCACTTCGCCGAATTCTTCTATCTTCTATGCCAGGTTGTGCTGTAACAGAAGTAGAAATTGAAGGCGTACTTCATGAGTACAGCACTAAAGAAGGCGTTCAAGAAGATATTCTTGAAATCCTACTAAACCTTAAAGGTCTAGCTGTACGCGTTGCCGAAGGCAAAGATGAAGTGTTCATTACTTTGAATAAATCAGGCTCGGGCCCTGTGGTTGCAGGTGACATCACCCATGATGGTGATGTAGAGATCGCTAACCCTGAACACGTTATTTGTCACCTAACGGATGACAACGCTGAGATCGCTATGCGTATCAAAGTTGAACGTGGTCGTGGTTATGTTCCAGCTTCGGCTCGTATCCATACTGAAGAAGATGAGCGTCCAATTGGTCGCCTACTGGTTGACGCTACGTACAGCCCAGTAGACAAGATTGCTTACTCTGTTGAAGCAGCTCGTGTAGAGCAGCGTACAGACCTAGACAAGCTTGTTATCGATATGGAAACGAACGGTACTCTAGACCCTGAGGAAGCAATCCGTCGTGCAGCTACTATCCTAGCTGAACAATTGGATGCGTTCGTAGATCTTCGTGATGTACGTGTACCTGAGGAGAAGGAAGAGAAGCCAGAATTCGATCCGATCCTACTGCGTCCTGTAGACGATCTTGAACTAACAGTTCGCTCTGCTAACTGTCTGAAAGCAGAAGCGATTCACTACATCGGTGATCTTGTACAGCGTACTGAGGTTGAGCTACTTAAAACGCCTAACCTTGGTAAAAAATCTCTTACTGAGATTAAAGACGTACTTGCATCACGTGGTCTGTCTCTGGGCATGCGCCTAGAAAACTGGCCACCAGCGTCTATCGCTGAAGATTAA
- a CDS encoding DUF2780 domain-containing protein, with the protein MQKRVLVTTALAIALVGCQSTSEQSQTETTSTSSAYSSLATAALTGALSAWGQQGAANTDLAGQIQTATNVTSDQAIGGVGSLLALAQNSLGSSQNQELGSLIPGYDVLESTGLSKMITDSGAVESAFSALGMDPALVSSFAPLIINALQAQGASSALTSALSGIWR; encoded by the coding sequence ATGCAAAAACGCGTCCTAGTCACTACTGCACTAGCTATCGCCCTAGTAGGATGTCAGTCGACAAGTGAGCAATCACAAACAGAAACGACTTCTACCAGTTCAGCATACAGTTCACTTGCAACAGCTGCTCTCACAGGAGCTCTCAGCGCTTGGGGCCAACAAGGTGCTGCTAATACAGATCTTGCAGGGCAAATCCAAACAGCAACCAATGTCACATCAGACCAAGCCATTGGTGGTGTGGGTTCTCTATTAGCACTAGCGCAGAACTCTTTAGGCTCAAGTCAGAATCAAGAACTAGGCTCTTTGATCCCAGGCTATGATGTTCTCGAAAGCACTGGCTTATCTAAAATGATCACCGACAGCGGCGCGGTAGAGAGTGCATTTTCAGCTTTAGGTATGGATCCTGCGCTAGTGAGTTCGTTTGCACCTTTAATCATCAATGCGCTTCAAGCTCAAGGTGCAAGCAGTGCACTAACTTCTGCGCTATCTGGAATTTGGCGATAA
- a CDS encoding GNAT family N-acetyltransferase: MITWQLTPFSDLTTNQLYQLIKLRVNVFVVEQTCPYPELDDKDHQTGVYHLLGYQGEELIACARLLPSGISYPSVSIGRVATAQAKRGGGLGHQLLQQALQGCELLWPGESIEIGAQEHLASFYAKHGFVQTSAMYLEDDIPHIDMKLDK, encoded by the coding sequence ATGATCACTTGGCAACTTACCCCTTTTTCAGATTTAACCACCAATCAGCTTTATCAACTTATCAAGCTCAGAGTTAATGTATTTGTCGTTGAACAAACCTGCCCTTACCCTGAGCTTGATGACAAAGACCACCAAACCGGCGTCTACCATCTATTAGGTTACCAAGGTGAAGAGTTGATAGCCTGCGCTCGCTTACTGCCAAGCGGCATCAGCTACCCATCGGTCAGTATTGGTCGTGTAGCAACTGCCCAAGCTAAACGCGGTGGCGGACTCGGTCATCAACTGCTACAACAGGCGCTGCAAGGGTGTGAATTATTGTGGCCTGGTGAGAGCATCGAAATTGGCGCACAAGAGCACCTCGCTAGTTTCTACGCCAAACATGGCTTCGTCCAAACGTCAGCAATGTATCTTGAAGACGACATACCGCATATCGATATGAAGTTGGATAAGTAA
- a CDS encoding LysM-like peptidoglycan-binding domain-containing protein, protein MNRRKKKKQQVDYLDLAKQKFSSIDWQQIKQQVLTKWNMLPKLHQRALTVLVPLLLILLVIPLPEPQQQEETATPSQRVEVNINTRSLSEQKNAQQQSLASDAWKEYEVKSGDTLAQVFRNNGLAMSDLNALVKVEGSDKPLSRIKQGQLVRFKLEDSGQLDILQLEKNNQSVMFFRLSDGGFGRSK, encoded by the coding sequence ATGAATCGCAGAAAGAAAAAGAAGCAACAAGTGGATTACCTAGATCTAGCGAAACAAAAGTTCAGCTCGATTGATTGGCAACAGATTAAACAGCAAGTGTTGACCAAATGGAATATGTTGCCAAAACTGCACCAACGTGCACTGACGGTGTTGGTTCCTCTGTTGCTAATATTGCTTGTCATCCCTCTACCAGAACCTCAACAACAAGAGGAAACTGCCACGCCATCTCAGCGAGTTGAAGTGAATATCAATACTCGTAGCTTAAGCGAACAAAAAAATGCCCAACAACAGTCGTTGGCTTCAGATGCTTGGAAAGAGTATGAAGTGAAAAGTGGTGATACGCTGGCACAGGTTTTCCGTAACAATGGCTTAGCGATGTCTGACTTGAATGCTCTGGTTAAAGTCGAAGGTTCAGATAAGCCCCTTAGCCGAATTAAGCAGGGCCAGTTGGTACGATTTAAGCTCGAAGATAGTGGTCAGCTTGATATCCTACAGCTAGAGAAAAATAATCAATCGGTTATGTTTTTCCGTTTATCTGATGGTGGCTTTGGTCGTAGTAAGTAA
- a CDS encoding FKBP-type peptidyl-prolyl cis-trans isomerase: MSEVKFETVEQKASYGIGLQMGQQLAGSGLEGLNVDAIAAGIATALVGEQPAIEIDEINNALQELHTRVEAARQEAAKAAAADGEAFLTDNALRPEVTVLESGLQYEIITEGTGEIPTSDKQVRVHYHGELTDGTVFDSSVSRGQPAEFPVTGVIKGWVEALQLMPVGSKWKLYIPQDLAYGERGAGAAIPPFAALVFEVELLDIL; this comes from the coding sequence ATGTCTGAAGTTAAATTTGAGACTGTAGAGCAGAAAGCAAGCTACGGTATCGGTCTACAAATGGGTCAGCAGCTAGCTGGTTCTGGTCTTGAAGGTCTAAACGTTGACGCTATCGCTGCAGGTATCGCAACAGCACTAGTTGGTGAGCAACCAGCTATCGAAATCGACGAAATCAACAACGCACTACAAGAGCTACACACTCGCGTAGAAGCGGCACGTCAAGAAGCAGCTAAAGCAGCAGCAGCTGACGGCGAAGCGTTCCTAACAGACAACGCTCTACGTCCAGAAGTGACGGTACTTGAGTCTGGTCTTCAGTACGAAATCATCACTGAAGGTACTGGTGAGATCCCAACTTCAGACAAGCAAGTACGTGTTCACTACCACGGTGAGCTAACAGACGGTACTGTATTCGACAGCTCTGTTTCACGTGGTCAACCTGCTGAGTTCCCAGTAACTGGCGTAATCAAAGGTTGGGTTGAAGCACTTCAACTAATGCCTGTAGGTTCTAAGTGGAAACTATACATCCCTCAAGATCTAGCATACGGTGAGCGCGGCGCGGGTGCTGCTATCCCTCCATTTGCTGCTCTAGTGTTCGAAGTAGAACTACTAGACATTCTTTAA
- the cysD gene encoding sulfate adenylyltransferase subunit CysD — protein sequence MSLKGSTNMDQERLTHLKQLEAESIHIIREVAAEFDNPVMMYSIGKDSSVMLHLARKAFYPGKIPFPLLHVDTDWKFKEMIEFRARTAEKYGFELLVHKNPEGLAMGCSPFVHGSSKHTDIMKTQGLKQALNKYGFDAAFGGARRDEEKSRAKERVYSFRDKNHTWDPKNQRPELWKTYNGQINKGESIRVFPLSNWTELDIWQYIYLENIEIVPLYLADKRPVVDRDGMLIMVDDERMELQPGEKIEEKSVRFRTLGCYPLTGAIESEANTLTGIIEEMLVATSSERQGRAIDHDQSGSMELKKRQGYF from the coding sequence ATGAGCCTTAAAGGAAGCACTAACATGGACCAAGAACGTTTAACCCACCTAAAGCAGCTAGAAGCGGAGAGTATTCATATCATCCGTGAAGTTGCTGCTGAGTTTGATAACCCAGTGATGATGTACTCGATAGGTAAAGATTCATCGGTGATGCTGCATCTTGCTCGTAAAGCATTTTACCCAGGTAAGATTCCATTCCCGTTACTGCACGTAGATACCGATTGGAAATTCAAAGAAATGATTGAATTCCGCGCTCGTACGGCAGAAAAATATGGCTTTGAGCTTTTGGTTCATAAGAACCCAGAAGGTCTAGCAATGGGTTGTAGTCCATTTGTGCATGGCTCATCAAAGCACACTGACATCATGAAAACGCAAGGCCTAAAGCAGGCGCTTAACAAGTATGGTTTTGATGCTGCATTTGGCGGCGCGCGCCGCGATGAAGAGAAGTCTCGAGCTAAAGAGCGTGTCTATTCATTCCGCGATAAAAATCATACTTGGGATCCGAAGAACCAGCGTCCAGAGTTATGGAAAACTTATAACGGTCAGATCAACAAGGGTGAAAGTATCCGTGTATTCCCATTGTCAAACTGGACTGAGCTGGATATCTGGCAATACATCTACCTAGAGAACATCGAAATTGTCCCGCTTTACCTTGCAGATAAACGCCCTGTTGTCGATCGTGATGGCATGCTGATCATGGTCGATGATGAGCGTATGGAACTTCAACCGGGTGAGAAAATCGAAGAGAAAAGTGTGCGATTCCGAACTCTTGGCTGCTACCCACTAACGGGTGCGATTGAGTCAGAAGCGAATACCCTGACCGGCATTATTGAAGAGATGCTCGTTGCGACATCGAGTGAGCGTCAAGGACGAGCGATCGACCACGATCAGTCAGGATCGATGGAACTGAAAAAGCGTCAAGGTTATTTCTAA
- the cpdB gene encoding 2',3'-cyclic-nucleotide 2'-phosphodiesterase, giving the protein MKVAVKPLSLAVLGGMLTMAGPAMADTIKLRIVETTDIHTNVMDYDYYKDKPSQKIGLTRAATLVKQARAEVENSVLVDNGDLIQGSPMGDYMADKGIEAGEVHPVYKAMNQLNYDVGNIGNHEFNYGLEFLAETINDADFPYISANVFDKKTGKHYFKPYIIKSHTFKDVDGVEHEIKVGYIGFVPPQIMVWDKKNLEGKVFAKDIKESAEELVPQMKKEGADVIVAIPHSGVASDPYKHGAENSTYYLAEVEGIDAIAFGHSHAVFPGKGFDNIQGVDNQKGTINGVASVMPGRWGSHVGVIDLELKEKDGKWTVVDGQSEARPIFDKANKKPLAEADADMVKALEADHKGTREFVNQPIGKANDVMYSFLALVQDDPTVQIVNLAQKDYVERFIQGDPDLSDIPVLSAAAPFKAGGRKNDPANFTEVESGQLTFRNAADLYLYPNTLVAMKVTGKEVKEWLECTAGQFKQIDVNSTEPQSLIDWDGFRTYNFDVIDGLNYQIDVTKPAKYDGDCKLVNDDAERIVNLTYQGKPIDIKQDFIIATNNYRAYSNKFPGTGSEFVAFDSPDENRSVVASYITRVSNEKGEFTPSADNNWTFAPIKSDKKLDIRFETSPSEKAAKFIDEKGQYPMKRVATDDVGFAVYQIDLQK; this is encoded by the coding sequence ATGAAAGTAGCAGTGAAACCTCTGTCTCTTGCTGTACTAGGTGGTATGTTGACTATGGCTGGCCCAGCTATGGCAGATACAATCAAACTACGTATTGTCGAAACGACTGACATTCACACTAACGTCATGGATTACGACTACTACAAGGACAAACCGTCACAAAAAATTGGTCTAACTCGTGCCGCTACTCTAGTTAAGCAAGCTCGTGCGGAAGTCGAAAACAGCGTTCTTGTTGACAATGGTGACCTTATCCAAGGTAGTCCAATGGGCGACTACATGGCAGATAAAGGCATTGAAGCGGGTGAAGTACACCCAGTTTACAAAGCAATGAACCAGCTAAACTACGATGTCGGTAACATTGGTAACCATGAATTTAACTACGGCCTTGAGTTCCTAGCTGAAACTATCAACGACGCAGACTTCCCATACATCAGTGCTAACGTTTTCGATAAGAAAACCGGTAAGCACTACTTCAAGCCATACATCATCAAATCACACACCTTTAAAGATGTAGACGGCGTTGAGCATGAAATTAAAGTGGGTTACATCGGTTTTGTACCACCACAAATCATGGTTTGGGATAAGAAGAACCTTGAAGGTAAAGTCTTCGCTAAAGACATTAAAGAGTCGGCAGAAGAACTTGTTCCTCAAATGAAGAAAGAAGGCGCTGACGTAATCGTTGCGATCCCTCACTCTGGCGTAGCCTCTGACCCATATAAGCACGGCGCTGAAAACTCGACTTACTACCTTGCAGAAGTTGAAGGCATCGATGCGATTGCGTTTGGTCACTCACACGCCGTATTCCCAGGGAAAGGCTTTGACAACATTCAAGGCGTAGATAACCAAAAAGGTACTATCAATGGTGTGGCATCAGTAATGCCGGGTCGCTGGGGTAGTCACGTCGGTGTTATCGATCTTGAACTAAAAGAGAAAGATGGCAAGTGGACTGTGGTTGACGGTCAATCTGAAGCTCGCCCTATTTTTGACAAGGCTAACAAGAAACCTCTAGCGGAAGCAGACGCTGATATGGTTAAAGCACTAGAAGCTGACCATAAAGGCACACGTGAATTCGTTAACCAGCCAATTGGTAAAGCTAATGATGTGATGTACAGCTTTTTAGCACTGGTTCAAGACGACCCAACAGTACAAATCGTTAACCTAGCACAAAAAGATTATGTTGAGCGCTTCATCCAAGGCGACCCTGACCTATCTGATATCCCAGTGCTTTCTGCTGCCGCGCCATTTAAAGCGGGTGGCCGTAAAAATGATCCAGCAAACTTCACTGAAGTTGAATCTGGTCAGCTTACCTTCCGTAACGCAGCCGACCTTTACCTATACCCGAACACGCTCGTTGCAATGAAGGTAACCGGTAAAGAAGTGAAGGAGTGGCTAGAATGTACTGCAGGTCAATTTAAGCAAATCGACGTTAACAGCACTGAGCCTCAAAGCCTGATCGACTGGGATGGCTTCCGTACTTATAACTTCGACGTTATTGACGGCCTGAACTACCAAATCGATGTGACCAAGCCAGCGAAGTACGATGGTGACTGTAAGCTAGTTAACGATGATGCTGAGCGTATTGTTAATCTGACTTACCAAGGTAAGCCAATCGATATCAAGCAGGACTTCATCATCGCAACGAACAACTACCGTGCATACAGCAACAAGTTCCCAGGCACTGGTTCTGAGTTTGTCGCTTTCGATTCACCTGATGAAAACCGTTCTGTTGTGGCATCTTACATTACTCGTGTAAGTAATGAGAAAGGCGAATTCACTCCTAGCGCAGACAACAACTGGACATTTGCACCAATCAAATCAGATAAGAAGTTAGACATTCGCTTTGAGACTTCACCAAGTGAGAAAGCAGCTAAGTTCATTGACGAGAAAGGTCAATATCCAATGAAACGTGTCGCGACTGACGACGTGGGCTTTGCGGTATACCAGATCGACCTGCAGAAATAA